The window tttgcaaTAGAAATGAATAAGCTTTTTCATTAATCTGGGAAGTTCCTTTATCTATCATTTACTGTTAATTTTTCTAGGGAGAGTCTGAAGCTCATTCATAATCAGAAATTCTCTTTCACAAAAATATGGCTTTTAGCTACTCATTTGAGATCCGGCAGTTGAATTTCATGGCTGCACTACAGATCCTACGCAATGCAATTGGAAAAACTCCTAAAGATAAGGTAATTTACTGGTTGAGTTTAAGTATGTACTATATCATATTTTTCTGGAATGGAAGATTGCACCACCAAAATTAGTTTTGAGGGAGTTCTAGAGTGTCTAGATTAGATTATGAGAATGTATTATCATAGTGATGAAATAACAATTCCTTCAAACCTTTGGGGCACAAGCAACAAAAACTATTGGAGGCATGTTGTGTcagaaattttggaaaattgtccttttccctttttatcAACGTAAATCTAAAATTTACTCTGTATTGGTTGTCAATTATGATCTGCATcatggttgttgttgtttactCTGTATGGGTGTATTAATCTAGTTAATATGTATACTTTGCATTTTATGGCCAGCCAAAGGTTATTCCATCTACAAAAAAGACCCCCCTTTGAATGTCACACCTTCTCTACTAGAGAATGAGTACAAGAAGTTTAATacaatgtttgaattttctgcCTCTTGATGTCAATTGTATTACGAATCACGCTTCAGAATTTTCTGCGTCTTGGTTCAAGCTTGCCAAACAGTGTAAGATAAGTTTTGGTGGTGTTCCACTTGAATGGAATACATAATAGTCCTAATATCAGTTATGTTTTCAGTTGTGGTATTAGGCAAGATAGTGGTGTCCTTCGCCATTACCGAGGCAGCTTATACGCCTATGTTGCACTCTCGCATTTTTACCGAGACTGAAAGGTACCGTGACCAGGAATTTACCACTTGCAAGGTAtttaaaactaatattttatgcatttacctttgtaaatttatactctctttttttttttttttctctctctctctctctctcttttttacttTGCTATTAATTGCAGGAGGATCGGCCATTGTTTGTCCAATTTTGTGCAAATGATCCAGACATTTTGTTAGAGGCTGCAAAGAGAGTGGAACCTTTTTGTGACTATGTTGACATCAATTTGGggtaataatttcttttttgtcttttcactATTAGTGCTGTTATATAAGGTTGTTGTGAATTATACATCTTTTGCTACATTAAGATTTATCTTTGTTATGGTTGGCTAGTAGATTATAAACTAGTGCTGTTGAACTTTATTTGAGTATGGTTCAAGAAACTATGGTCTATTTTAGTTATGGGATGGTGACAAATAAAGTATTTTAGTTATGTTCCAATTTGTCATTGTTATGAAAAAATGAgtagaattttattatttgaagtCATTTTGAACTGGTCTATTTTATGCTACACTTGAGTTCACCTTCAGTAATCATGGGTCAGTACTCGCATGTGCAACCATTTTTACGCTTCCATGTAGGGTTATTTCATTAGACTAGTAACTAATAACTAAGAAGACTTTAAAACCTGTAGCACTTGGAAAGACTTGAAGTTGAAGGTGAGTGAAGGCCGTGTAAGAACTCTATAACAGGACTTGGAATGACAAAACACCTAGGATTTCATAAAGCATGACTGTCGTACCTCTTCTATTAGTATTTATTATGTTACACAGTGATTGACAATATTTCAATTCCTGTCTGCAGGCTCTCGCTTGATGAATGGTTCATGAACTTACTCTTCTGTCTCTCAAGATTCTGCTTTTTCGGGTGGTTGTTCCTAGGCCGGGTTTAAGCCCCGATAGCGAGTTTGATTAAACTAGTGGCCCTGT of the Quercus robur chromosome 10, dhQueRobu3.1, whole genome shotgun sequence genome contains:
- the LOC126703010 gene encoding tRNA-dihydrouridine(16/17) synthase [NAD(P)(+)]-like, with protein sequence MEYIIVLISVMFSVVVLGKIVVSFAITEAAYTPMLHSRIFTETERYRDQEFTTCKEDRPLFVQFCANDPDILLEAAKRVEPFCDYVDINLGLSLDEWFMNLLFCLSRFCFFGWLFLGRV